A window from Populus trichocarpa isolate Nisqually-1 chromosome 3, P.trichocarpa_v4.1, whole genome shotgun sequence encodes these proteins:
- the LOC7497513 gene encoding uncharacterized protein LOC7497513, with amino-acid sequence MEIFYWMVFGGLAAVVATLELSKTSRDRINTSSAFSSFKNNYLIVYSLMMAGDWLQGPYVYYLYSQYGFGKGDIGHLFIAGFGSSMLFGTIVGSLADKQGRKRASITYCITYILSCATKHSPEYKILMVGRVLGGIATSLLFSAFESWLVAEHFKRGFDQQWLSVTFSQAIFLGNGLVAIVSGLFGNVLVDTLALGPVAPFDAAACFLAIGMAIIMSSWTENYGDPSENKDLLTQFKGAAVVIASDEKITLLGAIQSLFEGSMYTFVFLWTPALSPNGEDIPHGFIFATFMLASMLGSSIASRLMARSSLKVESYMQIVFLISAAALLLPVITSFLVVPSGEKGGGISFSGCIQLIGFCTFEACVGIFWPSIMKMRSQYIPEEARSTIMNFFRIPLNIFVCIVLYNVNAYPIVFMFGMCSVFLFVASLLQKRLRFITESQRSRSQEWTAMKETGSEAEPLNI; translated from the exons ATGGAGATTTTTTACTGGATGGTTTTTGGTGGCCTAGCTGCAGTGGTAGCAACATTGGAGTTGAGCAAAACAAGCAGAGATCGAATCAACACATCCTCTGCTTTCAGTTCTTTTAAGAATAATTACCTTATTGTTTATTCACTCATGATGG CTGGGGATTGGCTGCAGGGTCCGTATGTGTATTACCTATACAGTCAGTATGGTTTTGGAAAGGGAGATATTGGGCATCTTTTTATTGCTGGTTTTGGATCTTCTATGTTGTTCGGGACAATTGTTGGATCGTTAGCAGATAAACA GGGTCGAAAGAGAGCATCAATTACTTATTGCATAACTTACATACTGAGTTGTGCTACCAAGCATTCTCCCGAGTACAAAATCTTAATGGTGGGGCGTGTATTGGGAGGCATTGCTACTTCTTTACTTTTTTCAGCCTTTGAGTCTTGGCTTGTTGCTGAACACTTTAAG AGGGGTTTTGATCAACAGTGGCTATCAGTGACATTTTCTCAGGCAATATTCCTTGGCAATGGTTTAGTTGCCATTGTCTCTGGTTTGTTCGGGAATGTACTAGTAGACACCTTGGCATTGGGTCCTGTTGCTCCATTTGATGCTGCGGCATGCTTTCTTGCTATTGGCATGGCTATTATAATGTCATCATGGACTGAAAATTATGGAGACCCCTCTGAAAACAAGGACTTGCTCACCCAGTTCAAGGGTGCTGCAGTTGTCATTGCTTCTG ATGAGAAAATCACATTGCTTGGTGCCATACAGTCACTATTTGAGGGTTCAATGTACACTTTTGTGTTCCTGTGGACTCCTGCTCTGAGCCCCAATGGTGAGGACATTCCTCATGGTTTCATCTTTGCAACTTTCATGTTGGCATCTATGTTGGGAAGTTCCATTGCCTCTCGACTGATGGCTCGCTCATCTCTTAAAGTTGAAAGCTATATGCAGATTGTTTTTTTGATATCTGCTGCTGCTCTTCTCCTTCCTGTTATAACAAGT TTCTTGGTAGTGCCTTCCGGAGAGAAAGGTGGAGGCATCTCCTTTTCTGGTTGCATCCAGCTTATTGGCTTTTGCACATTTGAGGCCTGTGTAGGTATTTTCTGGCCATCTATCATGAAGATGAGGTCTCAATATATTCCTGAGGAGGCTAGAAGCACCATCATGAATTTCTTCCGCATTCCTCTCAACATATTTGTATGCATTGTGCTGTACAAT GTCAACGCATACCCCATTGTCTTCATGTTTGGCATGTGCTCTGTTTTCCTCTTTGTGGCATCTCTTTTGCAGAAGCGGCTCAGGTTCATTACAGAGAGCCAAAGATCAa GATCACAAGAGTGGACAGCAATGAAAGAGACAGGTTCCGAGGCAGAGCCTTTAAATATCTGA
- the LOC7465337 gene encoding uncharacterized protein LOC7465337: protein MPTLTHLAASAASSLAFLNNQKPTTKSLIPPSNLIKYSLNFKTLKPPKLSIKAKSSTSSNPSIVNGASAPSAPDSLKSRLQNGETLYGIFLLSFSPTIAEIAGLAGYDFAVVDMEHGPGGITDALHCLRALAATRTPAILRLPESSPTWAKKALDLGPQGIMFPMIESPKMAKKAVSYCRFPPEGIRGSAHTVVRASDYGIDEGYLSNYAEELLIMCQVESEEGVKKAEEISAVDGVDCVQMGPLDLSASMGYLWDPGHKKVREMMRVSEKGVLKGGAYLGGFAMPHDGPIDLKARGYRMVSGTVDVGLFRSAAVDDVRKFKMSLIQGSDDEADDGKDGDDKYWSE, encoded by the coding sequence ATGCCAACCCTCACCCACCTCGCCGCCTCCGCCGCCTCTTCCCTCGCATTTTTAAATAACCAAAAACCCACAACAAAATCCCTAATTCCCCCCtctaatttaatcaaatactccctcaatttcaaaaccctaaaacccccTAAACTCTCAATCAAAGCTAAATCCTCCACCTCTTCCAATCCCTCCATCGTCAATGGCGCCTCTGCCCCCTCCGCGCCCGATTCCCTAAAATCACGCCTCCAAAACGGCGAAACTCTCTATGGAATATTCCTCCTCAGCTTCTCCCCAACCATTGCCGAGATCGCTGGCCTCGCCGGTTATGACTTCGCCGTCGTGGACATGGAACACGGTCCTGGTGGCATCACCGACGCTCTCCACTGCCTCCGTGCTCTCGCAGCGACTCGAACCCCGGCGATCCTACGGTTGCCGGAGAGTTCTCCAACTTGGGCCAAAAAAGCCCTCGATCTAGGCCCGCAAGGGATTATGTTTCCGATGATTGAAAGCCCTAAAATGGCTAAGAAAGCGGTGTCGTATTGCAGATTTCCACCCGAGGGTATTCGCGGATCGGCTCATACGGTAGTGAGGGCATCTGATTACGGAATCGATGAAGGGTATTTGAGTAATTACGCGGAGGAGTTATTGATCATGTGTCAGGTAGAGAGCGAGGAAGGTGTGAAAAAGGCAGAGGAAATCTCAGCCGTGGATGGGGTTGATTGTGTGCAAATGGGACCGTTGGATTTGAGTGCTAGCATGGGGTATTTGTGGGACCCTGGGCACAAGAAGGTTAGAGAGATGATGAGGGTATCCGAGAAGGGAGTTTTGAAAGGCGGGGCCTATTTGGGTGGTTTTGCTATGCCACATGATGGACCCATTGATCTTAAGGCACGTGGATATCGTATGGTGTCTGGAACAGTTGATGTGGGGCTATTTAGAAGTGCTGCTGTTGATGATGTGAGGAAGTTCAAAATGAGTTTGATTCAAGGGTCTGATGACGAGGCGGATGATGGCAAAGATGGTGATGACAAGTACTGGAGTGAgtga
- the LOC7497514 gene encoding uncharacterized protein LOC7497514 encodes MLALTRGFNLNWKLFSNSNHSRTLIPSLIKLPLMVATRPSVSSPTYSTGSPVNVPLKHVGTHNGSFHCDEALGCFMIRLTSKYSNAEIVRSRDPQVLEGLDAVLDVGGVYDPSRDRYDHHQKGFGEVFGHGFSTKLSSAGLVYKHFGKEIIAKELQVDEGHPDVHRLFLAVYKSFMEAIDAIDNGINQYDTDQPPKYVNNTHLSSRVGKFNLDWTDPDQSSKKENEAFERAMALAGSEFLDNVRFHAKSWLPARSIVMECLATRFDVDPSGEIMVLKTFCPWKLHLFELEGELKIDPLVKYVLYQDDRSKQWRVQAVAKSPDSFESRKALPAQWRGLRDDDLSRESQIPGGVFVHMSGFIGGNQSFEGALAMAGAALKL; translated from the exons ATGTTGGCACTTACAAGAGGGTTTAATCTCAACTGGAAGCTATTCTCCAACTCCAACCACTCTAGAACCCTAATTCCTTCTCTCATTAAACTCCCTCTCATGGTAGCCACGCGTCCTTCAGTTTCTTCTCCTACTTACTCCACTGGATCTCCTGTTAACGTGCCCCTAAAGCACGTGGGCACACACAATGGCAGCTTTCACTGTGACGAGGCTCTTGGCTGCTTCATGATTCGCCTCACTAGCAAGTATTCCAATGCTGAAATTGTACGAAGCCGCGATCCGCAG GTGTTGGAGGGTCTTGATGCCGTGCTTGATGTTGGAGGCGTGTATGATCCAAGTCGTGATCGGTATGATCACCATCAAAAGGGTTTTGGGGAGGTTTTTGGACATGGGTTCTCTACCAAGCTTAGCAGTGCTGGACTTGTGTATAAG cACTTTGGAAAGGAGATTATAGCCAAGGAGCTTCAAGTGGATGAAGGTCATCCAGATGTGCACCGCTTGTTCTTGGCTGTTTACAAGAGCTTTATGGAG GCAATCGATGCCATTGACAATGGAATCAATCAATATGATACAGACCAGCCTCCAAAATATGTGAATAACACACATTTGTCTTCAAGAGTTGGGAAATTCAACTTGGATTGGACAGATCCTGATCAATCATCTAAGAAGGAGAATGAGGCATTTGAACGAGCAATGGCTCTCGCTGGCAGTGAGTTTTTAGAT AATGTTCGCTTTCATGCAAAATCTTGGTTACCAGCTCGATCAATTGTAATGGAATGTCTCGCAACTAgatttgatgttgatcctagtgGTGAAATTATGGTCTTGAAAACATTTTGCCCT TGGAAACTTCACTTGTTTGAGCTCGAGGGTGAACTGAAGATTGATCCTTTGGTTAAATATGTTCTCTATCAG GATGACAGGAGCAAACAGTGGCGAGTGCAGGCAGTTGCGAAATCACCTGACAGTTTTGAGAGCCGGAAGGCTCTCCCAGCTCAGTGGCGAGGTCTGAGGGATGATGACCTCTCGAGGGAGTCTCAAATCCCTGGTGGTGTTTTTGTCCACATGAGTGGGTTCATTGGTGGGAATCAAAGCTTTGAGGGGGCTCTGGCCATGGCAGGAGCTGCATTGAAACTTTAA
- the LOC7465339 gene encoding F-box protein CPR1-like produces MTGVAKDSITKDMVMQILLKLPVKSMLRFRCASKSWNSLVTSPGFMKNHLDKAKQLLLLRTENPVVSYSLHLDNDRVDMRSRLEFPIPNEADSNPGVAGGDKPLLPPGQDPHCEAGLFDFIGCCNGVACLSSQYLQIDSSRRLVLWNPSIRKTLDLPAPSSWAAIDKTLLGLGYDPQSDDYKVARVVRLKSPEYEDERPFAFQFYSLNSGSWNENADVSSSLANEDTLRSITLHGFGNPAIVNGVIHWLLHPRENNGMLALSFDLSNNSFGELMLPECFDPTERIAAMSISVFKNSLSFNVLKDYGGNYVCEVWVMSQYGTRESWDKQYRIEMLDIARPVVFRSNGEILMAGYANSQLVSCDPQTQEIHDTGLEVLLDDYADYFVESLALLDRSN; encoded by the exons ATGACAGGAGTGGCGAAGGATTCTATTACGAAAGATATGGTGATGCAGATTCTCTTAAAATTACCCGTCAAATCTATGTTGAGATTCAGGTGTGCATCAAAATCATGGAACTCCCTCGTTACTAGCCCTGGCTTCATGAAGAACCATCTGGACAAAGCCAAACAACTGCTTCTCCTTCGAACCGAAAATCCTGTAGTATCTTACTCTTTGCATCTTGATAATGATCGTGTAGATATGCGCTCACGTTTGGAGTTTCCTATTCCGAATGAAGCTG ACTCGAACCCAGGAGTAGCAGGAGGAGACAAGCCCCTCCTACCGCCAGGCCAAGACCCTCATTGCGAAGCTggtctttttgattttattggttgTTGTAATGGCGTTGCATGTCTTTCGAGTCAATATCTCCAAATCGATAGCAGCAGAAGACTTGTCTTGTGGAACCCATCAATTAGAAAAACTTTGGATCTTCCAGCTCCGAGTTCATGGGCTGCTATTGACAAGACTTTATTGGGCCTTGGCTATGATCCACAAAGTGACGACTATAAGGTTGCCAGGGTTGTGAGGCTAAAAAGCCCAGAATATGAGGACGAGCGTCCatttgcttttcaattttactcGCTCAATTCAGGATCTTGGAATGAAAACGCTGATGTCAGCAGTAGTCTTGCGAATGAAGATACTTTGCGCAGCATCACCCTCCATGGCTTTGGCAATCCGGCCATTGTAAATGGGGTCATTCACTGGCTTCTACATCCTAGAGAAAATAACGGTATGCTGGCACTATCCTTTGATTTAAGCAATAATTCATTCGGAGAGTTAATGCTGCCTGAATGTTTCGATCCGACGGAACGGATAGCAGCGATGTCCATTTCAGTGTTCAAGAACTCTCTTTCTTTCAATGTCCTTAAGGATTATGGCGGAAATTATGTTTGTGAGGTATGGGTGATGAGCCAATATGGTACGAGGGAATCATGGGACAAACAATACCGGATTGAAATGCTCGATATAGCAAGGCCGGTGGTTTTTAGGAGTAATGGAGAGATATTAATGGCAGGATATGCAAATTCTCAGTTAGTTTCATGTGATCCTCAGACACAGGAAATTCATGATACGGGGCTGGAGGTGTTACTTGATGACTACGCTGATTATTTTGTTGAGAGTCTCGCTTTACTTGATAGATCAAACTAG
- the LOC7497515 gene encoding serine/threonine-protein kinase BLUS1 isoform X1 has protein sequence MGRMGKTYTVNPIDYKLLEEVGYGASAVVYRAIYIPFNEVVAIKCLDLDRCNINLDDIRREAQTMSLIDHPNLIRAYCSFVVDHNLWVVMPFMAEGSCLHLMKIAYSDGFEEPAIGSILKETLKALEYLHQQGHIHRDVKAGNILLDTNGDVKLADFGVSACMFDAGDRQRSRNTFVGTPCWMAPEVLQPGSGYNSKADIWSFGITALELAHGHAPFSKYPPMKVLLMTIQNAPPGLDYDRDKKFSKSFKEMVAMCLVKDQTKRPTAEKLLKHSFFKHVKPPELSVKKLFADLPPLWNRVKAIQLKDAAQLALKKMPSAEQEALSQSEYHRGVSAWNFDLDDLKAQASLVQDDDDDILETREEDESVKFGGDKVTTGSQSSSLNVNSKSEMQQAEYSRQLSGGKLPRVDNLNRKGRLPESDLLETSSQEKVGWKRNGSSTEAKASTSENDVMQAKAKTVKSRQTLSGPLMPGTVLSHSLSERGRTSERFENERQPTAERATREIRKAPSFSGPLILPNRASANSFSAPIKSSGGFRDSLDEKPKTNLVQIKGRFSVTSENLDLVKDIPLSTVPRRSSQSPLKKSASVGEWMFEPKQMPVNNQPPKEVNNNSVPALLLPHLQNLFQQTSIQQDIIMNLLNSLQPAEAVEAAQNGKLPPLPRGSENNGSVESASSERERSLLIKITELQNRMMNLTNELNSEKLKYEQLQQQLKAITGGEENGERSDVDS, from the exons ATGGGCAGGATGGGAAAGACATACACAGTGAATCCAATTGATTACAAGTTACTAGAAGAAGTAGGATATGGAGCGAGTGCCGTTGTTTATAGAGCGATCTATATTCCGTTCAATGAAGTCGTCGCTATCAAGTGTTTGGATCTCGATCGTTGCAACATTAATCTG gatGACATAAGGAGGGAAGCTCAAACCATGAGTTTGATAGATCATCCAAATCTTATTAGAGCATATTGTTCGTTTGTTGTTGACCATAATCTATGGGTGGTCATGCCATTCATGGCTGAGGGTTCTTGTTTGCACCTCATGAAGATAGCATATTCTGATGGATTTGAGGAGCCTGCTATCGGTTCTATTCTAAAAGAAACCCTCAAGGCTTTGGAGTACCTGCATCAACAAGGGCATATTCATCGGGATGTTAAG GCTGGAAACATACTACTGGATACAAATGGAGATGTAAAGCTTGCTGATTTTGGTGTTTCAGCTTGCATGTTTGATGCAGGTGATCGACAACGCTCCAGAAATACTTTTGTGGGGACTCCATGCTG GATGGCACCTGAGGTTTTGCAGCCAGGAAGTGGATATAATTccaa GGCTGATATTTGGTCATTTGGTATAACGGCACTTGAGTTGGCGCATGGCCACGCACCTTTCTCAAAATATCCTCCAATGAAG GTTCTTCTCATGACCATACAGAATGCTCCTCCTGGTCTTGATTATGATCGTGATAAAAAGTTCTCTAAG TCTTTTAAAGAAATGGTTGCAATGTGCCTTGTGAAAGATCAAACAAAGAGGCCAACTGCTGAGAAGTTATTGAAACATTCCTTTTTCAAGCATGTGAAGCCTCCAGAACTTTCTGTGAAGAAGTTGTTTGCGGACTTGCCCCCACTTTGGAATCGTGTGAAAGCTATTCAG CTTAAAGATGCTGCACAGCTGGCTCTAAAGAAAATGCCTTCAGCTGAACAAGAGGCATTGTCACAG AGCGAGTACCATCGAGGAGTTAGTGCCTGGAATTTTGACCTTGATGATTTGAAAGCCCAAGCATCTCTA GTgcaagatgatgatgatgatatactAGAGACgagggaagaagatgaaagtgTGAAATTTGGTGGTGATAAG GTCACTACTGGTTCCCAATCTAGTTCATTGAATGTAAATTCGAAGAGTGAAATGCAGCAGGCTGAGTACAGCAGACAATTAAGTGGTGGTAAATTGCCTCGGGTGGATAACTTAAACAGAAAGGGCAGGTTACCAGAAAGTGACTTGCTGGAAACCAGTAGCCAGGAAAAAGTTGGGTGGAAGAGAAATGGATCAAGCACCGAAGCAAAGGCGTCAACCTCAGAAAATGATGTGATGCAAGCCAAGGCCAAAACAGTGAAAAGTCGCCAAACCCTTAGCGGGCCACTCATGCCTGGTACGGTACTTTCTCATTCATTGTCAGAAAGGGGGCGCACTTCTGAAAg GTTTGAGAATGAAAGACAGCCAACAGCTGAAAGAGCCACCCGTGAAATTCGAAAAGCTCCAAGCTTTAGCGGTCCTCTAATTCTTCCAAATCGAGCTTCAGCAAACAGTTTTTCAGCTCCCATAAAATCTTCAGGAg GATTTAGAGATTCTTTGGATGAAAAGCCGAAGACAAATCTAGTCCAAATAAAGGGGAGGTTCTCAGTTACATCAGAAAATTTAGATCTTGTAAAG GATATTCCATTAAGTACAGTTCCACGCCGGTCTTCCCAA TCTCCACTGAAAAAGTCTGCTAGTGTTGGTGAATGGATGTTTGAACCCAAGCAAATG ccTGTGAATAATCAGCCTCCAAAAGAGGTTAACAACAATAGTGTACCTGCATTACTCTTGCCTCATCTTCAGAATCTTTTTCAGCAGACCTCAATTCAACAG gatattattatgaatttattgaatagCTTGCAGCCAGCCGAGGCTGTAGAAG CTGCTCAAAATGGAAAGTTGCCACCACTGCCTCGTGGTTCAGAGAATAATGGAAGT GTTGAATCAGCATCCTCTGAGAGGGAGAGGTCATTATTGATAAAGATCACCGAGCTTCAAAATAG GATGATGAATTTAACCAATGAACTAAATTCTGAAAAGCTAAAATATGAGCAA TTGCAACAGCAGCTGAAAGCCATAACTGGTGGGGAAGAGAACGGTGAAAGGAGTGATGTTGACTCCTGA
- the LOC7497515 gene encoding serine/threonine-protein kinase BLUS1 isoform X2, with protein sequence MGRMGKTYTVNPIDYKLLEEVGYGASAVVYRAIYIPFNEVVAIKCLDLDRCNINLDDIRREAQTMSLIDHPNLIRAYCSFVVDHNLWVVMPFMAEGSCLHLMKIAYSDGFEEPAIGSILKETLKALEYLHQQGHIHRDVKAGNILLDTNGDVKLADFGVSACMFDAGDRQRSRNTFVGTPCWADIWSFGITALELAHGHAPFSKYPPMKVLLMTIQNAPPGLDYDRDKKFSKSFKEMVAMCLVKDQTKRPTAEKLLKHSFFKHVKPPELSVKKLFADLPPLWNRVKAIQLKDAAQLALKKMPSAEQEALSQSEYHRGVSAWNFDLDDLKAQASLVQDDDDDILETREEDESVKFGGDKVTTGSQSSSLNVNSKSEMQQAEYSRQLSGGKLPRVDNLNRKGRLPESDLLETSSQEKVGWKRNGSSTEAKASTSENDVMQAKAKTVKSRQTLSGPLMPGTVLSHSLSERGRTSERFENERQPTAERATREIRKAPSFSGPLILPNRASANSFSAPIKSSGGFRDSLDEKPKTNLVQIKGRFSVTSENLDLVKDIPLSTVPRRSSQSPLKKSASVGEWMFEPKQMPVNNQPPKEVNNNSVPALLLPHLQNLFQQTSIQQDIIMNLLNSLQPAEAVEAAQNGKLPPLPRGSENNGSVESASSERERSLLIKITELQNRMMNLTNELNSEKLKYEQLQQQLKAITGGEENGERSDVDS encoded by the exons ATGGGCAGGATGGGAAAGACATACACAGTGAATCCAATTGATTACAAGTTACTAGAAGAAGTAGGATATGGAGCGAGTGCCGTTGTTTATAGAGCGATCTATATTCCGTTCAATGAAGTCGTCGCTATCAAGTGTTTGGATCTCGATCGTTGCAACATTAATCTG gatGACATAAGGAGGGAAGCTCAAACCATGAGTTTGATAGATCATCCAAATCTTATTAGAGCATATTGTTCGTTTGTTGTTGACCATAATCTATGGGTGGTCATGCCATTCATGGCTGAGGGTTCTTGTTTGCACCTCATGAAGATAGCATATTCTGATGGATTTGAGGAGCCTGCTATCGGTTCTATTCTAAAAGAAACCCTCAAGGCTTTGGAGTACCTGCATCAACAAGGGCATATTCATCGGGATGTTAAG GCTGGAAACATACTACTGGATACAAATGGAGATGTAAAGCTTGCTGATTTTGGTGTTTCAGCTTGCATGTTTGATGCAGGTGATCGACAACGCTCCAGAAATACTTTTGTGGGGACTCCATGCTG GGCTGATATTTGGTCATTTGGTATAACGGCACTTGAGTTGGCGCATGGCCACGCACCTTTCTCAAAATATCCTCCAATGAAG GTTCTTCTCATGACCATACAGAATGCTCCTCCTGGTCTTGATTATGATCGTGATAAAAAGTTCTCTAAG TCTTTTAAAGAAATGGTTGCAATGTGCCTTGTGAAAGATCAAACAAAGAGGCCAACTGCTGAGAAGTTATTGAAACATTCCTTTTTCAAGCATGTGAAGCCTCCAGAACTTTCTGTGAAGAAGTTGTTTGCGGACTTGCCCCCACTTTGGAATCGTGTGAAAGCTATTCAG CTTAAAGATGCTGCACAGCTGGCTCTAAAGAAAATGCCTTCAGCTGAACAAGAGGCATTGTCACAG AGCGAGTACCATCGAGGAGTTAGTGCCTGGAATTTTGACCTTGATGATTTGAAAGCCCAAGCATCTCTA GTgcaagatgatgatgatgatatactAGAGACgagggaagaagatgaaagtgTGAAATTTGGTGGTGATAAG GTCACTACTGGTTCCCAATCTAGTTCATTGAATGTAAATTCGAAGAGTGAAATGCAGCAGGCTGAGTACAGCAGACAATTAAGTGGTGGTAAATTGCCTCGGGTGGATAACTTAAACAGAAAGGGCAGGTTACCAGAAAGTGACTTGCTGGAAACCAGTAGCCAGGAAAAAGTTGGGTGGAAGAGAAATGGATCAAGCACCGAAGCAAAGGCGTCAACCTCAGAAAATGATGTGATGCAAGCCAAGGCCAAAACAGTGAAAAGTCGCCAAACCCTTAGCGGGCCACTCATGCCTGGTACGGTACTTTCTCATTCATTGTCAGAAAGGGGGCGCACTTCTGAAAg GTTTGAGAATGAAAGACAGCCAACAGCTGAAAGAGCCACCCGTGAAATTCGAAAAGCTCCAAGCTTTAGCGGTCCTCTAATTCTTCCAAATCGAGCTTCAGCAAACAGTTTTTCAGCTCCCATAAAATCTTCAGGAg GATTTAGAGATTCTTTGGATGAAAAGCCGAAGACAAATCTAGTCCAAATAAAGGGGAGGTTCTCAGTTACATCAGAAAATTTAGATCTTGTAAAG GATATTCCATTAAGTACAGTTCCACGCCGGTCTTCCCAA TCTCCACTGAAAAAGTCTGCTAGTGTTGGTGAATGGATGTTTGAACCCAAGCAAATG ccTGTGAATAATCAGCCTCCAAAAGAGGTTAACAACAATAGTGTACCTGCATTACTCTTGCCTCATCTTCAGAATCTTTTTCAGCAGACCTCAATTCAACAG gatattattatgaatttattgaatagCTTGCAGCCAGCCGAGGCTGTAGAAG CTGCTCAAAATGGAAAGTTGCCACCACTGCCTCGTGGTTCAGAGAATAATGGAAGT GTTGAATCAGCATCCTCTGAGAGGGAGAGGTCATTATTGATAAAGATCACCGAGCTTCAAAATAG GATGATGAATTTAACCAATGAACTAAATTCTGAAAAGCTAAAATATGAGCAA TTGCAACAGCAGCTGAAAGCCATAACTGGTGGGGAAGAGAACGGTGAAAGGAGTGATGTTGACTCCTGA
- the LOC7497516 gene encoding uncharacterized protein LOC7497516: MITLATTASLSPSLKPPNLTSPLIKLEPSFFHHHCKTLIKRKKFNRGICRAALSDDTPFAVAISVCMLSSLLLPNTATKDEEEESDSGITTTDTRIAVMGIISFIPYFNWLSWVFAWLDTGKRRYAIYSLVYLAPYLRSNMSLSPEDSWLPIASIIFGIVHVQLEASIKNGDVQGFQLFSKAAKFLPLPGKKKDIILREHQEPLEEEREGEHMNLPTADKQSRNELRQRGVPRNHPENRAHSNGGWDDDDEQRKQ, from the exons ATGATCACACTGGCCACCACCGCTTCACTTTCTCCTTCCCTAAAACCTCCTAACTTAACTTCGCCACTCATCAAACTAGAACCCTCTTTTTTCCACCACCACTGTAAAACCCTCATCAag AGGAAGAAGTTTAACAGGGGAATATGCAGGGCAGCGTTGTCAGACGACACCCCGTTTGCTGTTGCTATCAGTGTGTGTATGCTGAGCTCTTTGCTTTTACCAAACACAGCTACTaaggatgaggaggaggagagtgATTCGGGGATTACTACTACTGATACGAGAATTGCTGTTATGGGTATCATCAGTTTCATTCCTTACTTTAATTGGTTG agttgggTTTTTGCTTGGCTTGATACTGGGAAAAGGAGATATGCTATTTATTCTCTTGTTTACTTGGCCCCTTATTTgag ATCAAATATGTCTCTGTCTCCCGAGGATAGCTGGCTGCCTATTGCTAGCATTATTTTTGGAATTGTTCATGTTCAG CTAGAAGCAAGCATAAAAAATGGAGATGTTCAGGGATTTCAATTATTTAGCAAAGCAGCCAAGTTTCTTCCATTGccgggaaaaaagaaagatatcaTTTTGAGGGAGCATCAGGAACCATTGGAGGAG gagagagaaggagaacACATGAATCTGCCAACCGCAGACAAGCAATCAAGAAACGAGCTTCGGCAGAGAGGAGTCCCAAGAAACCACCCAGAAAATCGAGCGCACTCAAATGGAGGTTGGGATGACGATGATGAGCAGAGGAAACAATAG